The Waddliaceae bacterium genomic sequence TTCATTGTAGACGATGCTTATGCTGAGTTTATGGAACGCCGTGCAGGGTTCCTCAAGGCACAAAAGCGCCAGGAGAGCAGCCTGCGTTCGAAGTTGCGTCGTGAAGAAGAGTGGCTTAGGCAGACGCCAAAAGCGCGTACTACGAAGTCACGGTCGCGCATCCAGGAGGCCGCGAAGCTCCAGCAGGAATTTTCCTGTATAAAGCGTCGTAACATCGATAAGAAGGCAAAGATCTCCGTAGAACATTCTGGTAGGCTTACTCGTAAGCTCGTCACCGCAAAGAACCTCAGCAAGGCATACGGTAGCAATCGTCTGTTTTCTGGCCTAGACATCGACATCCTCCGTGGCGACAGGCTTGGCATCGTCGGAGAGAATGGCAGTGGGAAATCTACTCTTATGAAGATCCTCGCCGGAGAGCTCGACAGCGACAGCGGCACTGTTAAATGTGCAAACGACCTCGACATCTTCTTCTTCGACCAGCATAGGGAGAAACTCGACCTATCGCTTTCTCTGCGTCGTGGCCTAGCGCCGGCAGGCGACATGATACAGTATCGCGGCAAGAACATCCACGTCGAGGGTTGGTGTGAAAGGTTTCTTTTCACAAAAGACCGCCTAGAACTTCCGATGTCGGAGCTTTCCGGTGGAGAACGCGCTCGTGTAATAATCGCACGTCTTATGATAAAGCCCGCCGACGTCCTTTTCCTCGACGAACCCACCAATGACCTCGACATCGACACCCTAGAGATCCTCGAAGAAGGCCTCGACGACTTCCCCGGCGCGGTAATAATGATAACACACGACCGTGCCATGATGGACCGCGTCGCCGACAGACTCATCGCCGTCGATGGCAACGCATTCAACGACACTGCCTCGTGGTTGTTGTGGCGTAAAGAGCTACGTCGTCAGCGCGCCAAAGAACGCCGCCAGCAGCTTCCGCAGCGTAAAAAGACAAAAAAGCCGTCTTTGTCATACCGTGAGAAGCGCGAGCTTGCCGACATGGAAGATAAGATCGTCACCATCGAGAAAAACATCGCCACTCTCACCAAGGCTACTGAGGATCCTGCTATCGCAAGCGACGGCATAAAGCTTAAAGAGGCATGCGACGCTCTCGCCAAGGCCCAGGAAGATCTCGATCAGGCATTTTCCCGCTGGCAAAAACTAGAATCAATGCTCAATGATCAATAATTTCGGGGTTCGGAATAGGATTTTTCTACCACGGAGCCACGGAGTGCACGGAGAACAAAAGTTTAAAGAAGGAGTCTGGCTGGGGAATTCTCCCCCAGACCCCCATTTCTGATTGGTGAACCGTGAACAATAAATGGTGAATTATAACTCTACGCTATCCGCTATAACTATACGCTATTAAAAGCATTGGTCACTGGTCACTGATAACTGAAAAGTCCTCTTGTTTTTTTTTGTTTTTTTGGATACCATCGCTGAAAACATAGGAGGGATTTAATATGTCATCACCTCAGATATCAGCTTCTGGCATTACAGCTCCGCCGCCGACAGCTACTACTTTATCACCACAATCGCCAGCGTCTTGTAAAACACCAACGCCGCTGCTCGAGTCCGACAAAACAACGAGAAAAGCTGTATCGAGAAGTTTGTCTGTAGAACGGTTTCTAAAAGAAGACGATGGAGTTCAAGAAAAAGCGAAAGCTTTTTATGAAAAGAGAAGAAAAAAACAAGAACAAAGAAGAATAAGACAAGAAAAGGCAACCATAGAAGAGCTCTTCAAAGAGCATGTCATCACGGATATTGTTGCCAACAAAGCATACGCCGATTTCCGCGTATTACGCCGCGACTATTATAACAAACATTGCGCTATAAAGGTTCTTCCTAAGAGGCATCCCGTAAAACCTATGCGCAATCTTTTAAAAGACCTCAGTACAGTAGAATATTCTTCTCTGGTGAGTCTCATAGATTTTAAAGAAGACAGAGACAATTTCTATCTCTTGCTCGAAGATGTCCAAAGCGTTGATATACGAAAGGCATTGGCATCGCCGGAGCCCGGCAGGATATCCCTAGAAAAGCTACGTCACGCCTTGAGACAGCTCCTCAAAGGCATACAACACATCAACTCTGCAGGGTTCGTAATATTCCGAGAGATCGACGTCGACAACCTTCTTTATGTCGTCGATGATCGACGCTCTACAATAAAACTCTGCCTCTTCGATGAATTTGGACCTCTCGTTGCCAAGGCAAGCTCTTCTTCCGATGAGCGCCGAGCTCTTTTACCAAAAGAAGTCTACGTCACCCCACAAAATAACACTCTTATCATGGCAGGTAAAATTTTCGCCGCTCTTATCTCTGGAAAGGAATGTACATATCCTGAAGAATTATCTCTAGAAGATCTCTATGAACACACACACGCCGCTGTTCTCGACAGTGAAATTCATGGTCGTGTTAAAAAGCACAAAAGAATATGCGAAGCTCTTCTCGACGTCATCGATTCTCTTTTCGCAAGAACACCATCGATATCTGATTTGCTTAGAATGCCTTTCTTCAGTCTGTCTTCGCCATCATCATATGGAAGCTGGCCATTATCAAAACATTGACGGATAATACAATATTATGGTCCACGACATAACAACGCACAGAAACATCTTCGACTCCCTTATCGAAAATTATACTGCCGAGGATATAATAAGGGCACTGTCGCCGTGCTTCACCGAAGAACGCATAAAGCGTATCGCCGGAACGATAGAAAATAGGATGTCTTCTATACACGTCGCCATAGAAGAACCTTACGACATCCATAATGCCCTGGCAGTAGTTCGCTCCGCCGAAGCACTAGGTGTCAATACCGTCCATATAATAAATCCGATAATACGGAAGAGAACCTCAGGGAAAAAGACCATGCAGGGCACCGACCGCTGGGCGGAATGCTACCGTCACCCTTCTCTCGAGGCCTTCTCCTCGGCATCACGTGGTCTGATAATCGCGGGGGCTTGCGTCGACGGCGACGTAACGCTAGAAGATCTTCCCGTCGACAAGCCTATATGCCTTCTTTTTGGCAATGAAAGTATTGGTCTTTCCGAAGAAGCTCGTGCTTTGTGTGATATCCGTTATAGGATTCCGATGTACGGCATGGTAGAAAGTTTCAACCTTTCTGTTTCTGCGGCATTGAGTCTATACGACCTCACGCGCCGCAAGCGTGATTTTTTGGGAGTTCCTGGCGATTTATCGCCTGAAGAAGTCATAGAATATACGGCGTGGTACTATGTAAGGGCTTTGGGCATCCACAAAGCCAAGATGATCCTCGCTCGCACTAAAACTAGCGGATAGTTATAGCGTTTAGCGGATAGCAAAATCATCATTGCTCAATGCTCAATGTTCAATGCTCAATGAAAATGCAGCATCGCCGCATTTTCTTGACGGAAATTGTGTTATGATGCGATGGTATCGTTGTATAACAATTAAAAAGGAGCACAGATTATGAAAAACATGAAGACGTTATTGATTTTGGTGGCGAACAGCAGCAGTGCACATTTTTTTGAAGTCGAAGGTCTAGGGAAGAAGATAAATAAGATCAAGTCGTTATCTAATGAACTCGGCCGTGCACATCCTGGTGATATCAATGCTGACAAGCAAGGCCGCGGACATTCTAGCAGTGGTACAGCGACACACAGCAAAGAGCGTTCTGTCAGCCCTCACCGTCATCAGGAGCAGGTATGGGCGAAACAGCTTGCCAAAGAGCTCAGTAGCTACAGCACTTTCGAAGAATTTGCCCTCGTAGCTCCTCCGCAGTTCCTCGGGGAGCTCCGTCATGCACTTTCAAGCCACAAGGCCATAGAGAAGCTGGTCGTCAAAGAAATCGCGAAAGACTTCCCTGACACCCTCACAGAAGCTAAGATGACCGAAAAGCTATGCAAAGCTTTCGACCTCTGGAATAGGTAAAATTATTTAACTGTTGCAGCAGTCTGCTGACCAGGCTGCTGACGATTCATGAGATCCGCGAAAACCGTTTGTTGTAAAGCTGCAAACTGTTCTCTTTGGGAAGCGAGGCTTTTCCTTTCGTTATCAATGCCCGCTCTCTGTTCAGCAACATAAACATTAAAATCTGCTCTTTCTTTTTGTAGCGCTTCTTCCTTTGCATTTATCGTACACAACATCTTTGAAAACTGTTGTTCTCTTTCTTTCGATCCCTCTAATGCCTGCTTCTGAAAGCCCTCAAGCTCTTGTCGTTTAGAAGCAATTTCCGCTTCTTGTTCTTGAAGCTTCGCCTCCCTATCGGAGATCCTCGACTCCATGCTTTCTATCTGCTCTTGAAGTTTATCGGAAGCGACTACAAGCTCATCTGTCTCTTTATCTACTTTCACGGCGGCACCTTCTACGGCATCGGAAGCGACTACAAGCTCATCCGTCTCTTTGTCTACTCTATTGGCGGCGTCTTCTACGGCATCGGAAGCGACTACAAGCTCATCTGTCTCTTTGTCTACTCTATCGGCGGCATCTCCTACGGCATCAGCGGCGCCTTCGAGACCCACCGTAAAATTATAATCCCTTATCACCGTTTTTCGATCTTCATCTATGATATGAGAACCATATACTTTCGCACCTGCTATTAAGACTGTCACAGAACCCAATATCATAACAAAATTATGACCTGATAATAATCCGAATATACCAGTTACAGCACCTACCACCAAGAGCGATATATCAAAACATTTAGATTTGTTGCTGAAAAATATAACACTCCTTGAGCTCTCATGAACTTGCAAAGTTCCTACCTGATCTGCTTGAACACCTTCCCCCATTTCAAGGTCGGGCTCTCTTGTTGTGCTAAAAAAACTTTGTAATCTATTTAATGCTCCTAATGCTCCTAATGCTCCTGACATTCCCCACCTCCCATTTGTTGTTCTTCTAGGGATATCAGAGGTGATGATTTTAGTGCAAAAGAAACAATAAATATTTTTGTATCGCAATTTTCAAAAAAAGGCTATGTTGTGGGGATGAGAATATTATCGTATTGTACAGCTTTACTGTTTTTAGCCTGCGGCTGCATGCCTCCCGGCAAGAGCGGCCCTGTTGCATCTTTCGACCACGGCATCATCGACGGCAAGGTCATCTCCGAAGACGTCTACGAAACTAACGACGACGTAGGCCCTAGAGTCTTCCGCGATATTGTCCTTGATGTCGGCGACGCCGGCGGAACGGCAGCGTTCACCGTAAGCCTCCCTGTCGAAGTTCCGAGTGATGGCTTGCAGTGTCTCATCATAATGGCGGGCTTAGGGACGGGAAAGCTCGGCCTTGAGGCCGTCCCCGACCATGGCGACAAAGCTCTTATCTCTTACGAATACCCTCCTGACTTCAAGCTTATGAGGGAAATACGTGGAGCACTGCACGTCCCTTCAGTACGTCGCGGTGCTTACGACACCCCACAGCAGGTTGTGACGATAGCACAGTGGGTGCGGAAGCAGGAGTGGTCCGACGGCAAGCCTACAGCGATAATAGGGATAAGTGCTGGAGCCATCATGACGCCAGCGACGTACCACCTCGCCAACGTCCAGGGTCAGGAGCTCGGCCCAGGAGTCATCGCTTACGGCGGTGCAGGCCTTTGCAATATCTTCTACAATATCGTCCCTGGTTATTGGTTTTTCAGAGGTCCGCTAGCAATGGCAGCGACAATGATCTTCAACAAGGTCGAGCCTGGATACCACGTACAACGGATGCATGGAGAATTCTTGATAGTCAACGGCAACGGAGACCTTAAAATCCCCTCCTCCGCCGCCGAGAAACTACAAGACCTCGCGCCAGAGCCCAAAGACATAGTAAACACCGACACCACACATATACAGACGCATAAGAAAGACGTCGTCATCGATCTTTTCAACCTCACAAATGAATGGCTGGATCAGTGACCAGTGACCAGTGACCAGTTATCAGTGAAAAAAATATTTGCTTATCATGATGTCTTTGGTGTAGGGTGTTGTGATATATGTGAAACTTTATCATCTACGCAGGAGAAAGAAGATGAAAAAATATTTAGCAGTAGGATTATTATCGGCAGTAGCGCTTGTTTTTTGTTCAGGATGTGAAACGAGGCAGCAAACAGGGACGCTTACAGGAGCGGCTATCGGGGCAGGAACCGGCGCTCTTATCGACGACGGCGAAGGCGCCCTCATCGGTGGTGCTATCGGCGCACTAGTTGGTAGTATCATAGGATCAGAGCTCGACGATCAAGAACGTATGATCCTCGAAAACAGAAACCCACAGACGCTGTCGCGTCTCGACAACCAACAGCAGCTTTCTGTCTATGACATCAAAGCTCTATCCGACGCTAATGTCAGCGATAAGATCATCATCGACCATATATATGCTTCGAAGAGCGTCTTCAACCTAAGCACTAATGATATCATAAAACTTAATGAATGGGAAATCAGCGAAGCTGTCGTCGACGCCATGATACGGACGGGATACTAATGTTTGTTATTAGAATAGTTTTATTGGTAGCCTTTCTCGTCTTTTCATACTTCTTCATAGGATATGCGATAAAATATCCTAAAAAGACGATGACAGAACTGTGTATCGACACTGTTAATGGTAAAGTGTTTACCATTAAATAGCGGATAGTTATAGAGTTTAGCGGATAGAAATCACCTGTCCGCTATAAATATATGATAAAAAGCGCTCCCCATTAATCATATAAGTTAAACGTTTTTTTGAGGCCATCATATGAAAATACGCACACAAATTTTATTGACGACATTAGGTATAGTATTATTTTCTGCCATTATTTCCTTGTCTATTGCAGTTATTTCCATAAAAAATAAGGGCGGTGCTGACATCGAGCAGTTTCGCTTCGAAGAGATGGCAAAAAAAAAGCGCGACCTTAAAAGTCTCGTCGACATTGCCTATGAGACCATCAGAATCAACTATGAAAACTCACAAGATTTCGAGTTTCTGAAGAAACAATACGGCACACGACTGAAGAACGTCATCGACATCTGCTCTTCTATCATCGACTACCAGAACGAGCGTTATACATCCGGCGAGATCTCTCTCGAAGAAGCACAGCACAATGTATTCGAAACAATACGTCGTATACGCTATGACTATAACGACTACGTATGGGTTCAGCAGAGCGACTTCAACAATGCGATGCTACTAATGCACCCTCTTCTTCCGCATCTCGAAAGCGTACATATCAGTAGCCCTCTATATGATCAATATGATCAACTCGCTTATCTGATAACATCGTTCACAACGATCACCGAAGAAACCCTCGAAGGGTATACAGTATATAACTGGCCGAAGCCTTTAAAAGAAGGCCTAGGAGAAACGTACGAACCCAAAATGACATATGTCCGTCGCATTCCAGAATGGGGATGGATTCTCGGCACAGGGCGTTACATCGACAATGCTCTCGACGAAGCAAAAATAGCAGCGATAGTCTCTATACAAAAGATGGTCTACGACGACGGAAATGGCTATTTCTGGATAAATGACGACACACTACCAGCCCCTACAATGATTATGTATCCGAAAATGGTCATGCACAAGTCGTTCCCCGATCTCGATGGTATTATCCTCGATGACCCTTCTTACAACACTGCCATCGGTGAAGAGAAAAACCTCTTCACTGCCATGATAAATGCTTGTAAACGTGATGGTGATGGTTTTGTCGAATACCTATGGCCCAAGCCAACATCTGATGGCTCTCTTATCCCAGATGTTTTGAAACTCTCGTATGTCAAGATTTTCGAGCCGCTTGGATGGATCGTCGGGACAGGTTTCTATCTCGATGAAATCGAAGCAGCCATTGCAGTAAAAAACGCCGATATCGCCGACGCCGTCAGTGCTCTAGTTATGAAAATTGTTACTACTACCTCTATCATCATAGCCATAGCCATCTTCTTATGTTTTTTCTTCTCGAAATCTCTAACGGCACCCATCACCTCGCTCATCAATACGATGAAAAAAATAGACCTCAAAAAGCTCACGAAAGCACAGATAAAACCACAAGGAGCTACTGAATTTAAACAGCTTGGAGATATCTTCAATACAACATTAAGATCTCTTAATTCTGCCGTTGAATCATTGAAACATACAGCAATCTCGAAAGAGCGCATAGAGAGCGAGCTGCATATCGCCCATGAGATACAGATGAGCATGATACCGATGCTGTTTCCTGCATTCCCCGACAAAAAAGAATTTAATATATATGCTATCCTAAAATCCGCAAAAGAGGTTGGCGGTGATCTATATAACTTCTTTATGATAGACGATGACAACCTCTGCTTGGTAATCGGTGATGTGGCGGGTAAAGGCGTTCCCGCGTCGCTTTTCATGGCTGTAAGTAATACCTTGATAGAAACAATAGCACGTAATGTGAAAAACGACCCCGGCAAGATCTTAACAAAAGTCAATGCTCAGATATCAAAAGAAAATGAAACCTGTATGTTTGTTACGGTTTTATTGGGTATCTTAAACATCAAAACCGGCGTGCTCTCATATTCTAGCGGAGGACATAATCCTCCTATAATAATAAGAAAAGATAAGCCTGCAGAATATTTTACTCTAAAACATGGCATGTCTATAGGTATTGAATCCGACAATCAATATGAAAACGATAGCATCTCCCTTCAAAAAGGCGATAAAATATACCTCTATACCGACGGCGTAACAGAAGCATTCAACACAAAAGGAGAAGTATATTCCGAAACACGGCTTCTAGAAAAAGCCGATCGGTTCCATAA encodes the following:
- a CDS encoding ABC-F family ATP-binding cassette domain-containing protein — encoded protein: MTPLIDCQNISKGYGSRDLFSDISATIFSGDRIGLIGPNGTGKSTFLKLLCGAENPDDGVIITNKGLRVGYVPQNVEEFDGSVEDVVADAAVGVSHLDDHERYSRVRKVLGELGFSDIAINANDLSGGWKRRLTIARVLVAEPDVILLDEPTNHLDIESILWLEGFLRQSSMTFVVTSHDRVFLDTVCSRTWEISTIYPGGLFIVDDAYAEFMERRAGFLKAQKRQESSLRSKLRREEEWLRQTPKARTTKSRSRIQEAAKLQQEFSCIKRRNIDKKAKISVEHSGRLTRKLVTAKNLSKAYGSNRLFSGLDIDILRGDRLGIVGENGSGKSTLMKILAGELDSDSGTVKCANDLDIFFFDQHREKLDLSLSLRRGLAPAGDMIQYRGKNIHVEGWCERFLFTKDRLELPMSELSGGERARVIIARLMIKPADVLFLDEPTNDLDIDTLEILEEGLDDFPGAVIMITHDRAMMDRVADRLIAVDGNAFNDTASWLLWRKELRRQRAKERRQQLPQRKKTKKPSLSYREKRELADMEDKIVTIEKNIATLTKATEDPAIASDGIKLKEACDALAKAQEDLDQAFSRWQKLESMLNDQ
- a CDS encoding RNA methyltransferase, which encodes MVHDITTHRNIFDSLIENYTAEDIIRALSPCFTEERIKRIAGTIENRMSSIHVAIEEPYDIHNALAVVRSAEALGVNTVHIINPIIRKRTSGKKTMQGTDRWAECYRHPSLEAFSSASRGLIIAGACVDGDVTLEDLPVDKPICLLFGNESIGLSEEARALCDIRYRIPMYGMVESFNLSVSAALSLYDLTRRKRDFLGVPGDLSPEEVIEYTAWYYVRALGIHKAKMILARTKTSG
- a CDS encoding protein kinase family protein; translated protein: MSSPQISASGITAPPPTATTLSPQSPASCKTPTPLLESDKTTRKAVSRSLSVERFLKEDDGVQEKAKAFYEKRRKKQEQRRIRQEKATIEELFKEHVITDIVANKAYADFRVLRRDYYNKHCAIKVLPKRHPVKPMRNLLKDLSTVEYSSLVSLIDFKEDRDNFYLLLEDVQSVDIRKALASPEPGRISLEKLRHALRQLLKGIQHINSAGFVIFREIDVDNLLYVVDDRRSTIKLCLFDEFGPLVAKASSSSDERRALLPKEVYVTPQNNTLIMAGKIFAALISGKECTYPEELSLEDLYEHTHAAVLDSEIHGRVKKHKRICEALLDVIDSLFARTPSISDLLRMPFFSLSSPSSYGSWPLSKH
- a CDS encoding glycine zipper 2TM domain-containing protein, whose product is MKKYLAVGLLSAVALVFCSGCETRQQTGTLTGAAIGAGTGALIDDGEGALIGGAIGALVGSIIGSELDDQERMILENRNPQTLSRLDNQQQLSVYDIKALSDANVSDKIIIDHIYASKSVFNLSTNDIIKLNEWEISEAVVDAMIRTGY
- a CDS encoding SpoIIE family protein phosphatase, whose product is MKIRTQILLTTLGIVLFSAIISLSIAVISIKNKGGADIEQFRFEEMAKKKRDLKSLVDIAYETIRINYENSQDFEFLKKQYGTRLKNVIDICSSIIDYQNERYTSGEISLEEAQHNVFETIRRIRYDYNDYVWVQQSDFNNAMLLMHPLLPHLESVHISSPLYDQYDQLAYLITSFTTITEETLEGYTVYNWPKPLKEGLGETYEPKMTYVRRIPEWGWILGTGRYIDNALDEAKIAAIVSIQKMVYDDGNGYFWINDDTLPAPTMIMYPKMVMHKSFPDLDGIILDDPSYNTAIGEEKNLFTAMINACKRDGDGFVEYLWPKPTSDGSLIPDVLKLSYVKIFEPLGWIVGTGFYLDEIEAAIAVKNADIADAVSALVMKIVTTTSIIIAIAIFLCFFFSKSLTAPITSLINTMKKIDLKKLTKAQIKPQGATEFKQLGDIFNTTLRSLNSAVESLKHTAISKERIESELHIAHEIQMSMIPMLFPAFPDKKEFNIYAILKSAKEVGGDLYNFFMIDDDNLCLVIGDVAGKGVPASLFMAVSNTLIETIARNVKNDPGKILTKVNAQISKENETCMFVTVLLGILNIKTGVLSYSSGGHNPPIIIRKDKPAEYFTLKHGMSIGIESDNQYENDSISLQKGDKIYLYTDGVTEAFNTKGEVYSETRLLEKADRFHNDNVKVFIERIYDDVKAFADEEPQSDDITMMMIEFNPDFSLK
- a CDS encoding host attachment protein — translated: MKNMKTLLILVANSSSAHFFEVEGLGKKINKIKSLSNELGRAHPGDINADKQGRGHSSSGTATHSKERSVSPHRHQEQVWAKQLAKELSSYSTFEEFALVAPPQFLGELRHALSSHKAIEKLVVKEIAKDFPDTLTEAKMTEKLCKAFDLWNR